The Maylandia zebra isolate NMK-2024a linkage group LG7, Mzebra_GT3a, whole genome shotgun sequence genome contains a region encoding:
- the ucmab gene encoding putative cartilage matrix-associated protein, whose translation MSWTYATLLALLTVLFALSWSPEASSAAVPSSTGSTKDPQGPLKRVFMKQADASNFFRRRSRRGVKSQDELDAEQRQILAADERKREFHEEKRNEFESYAEEEHDEQNERSRESTEQWREFHYDGMHPAYEYNRHST comes from the exons ATGTCCTGGACGTATGCAACCCTCTTGGCTCTCCTCACTGTGCTTTTTGCACTTTCAT GGTCTCCGGAGGCCAGCTCTGCAGCTGTGCCCAGTAGCACAGGCAGCACCAAAGATCCTCAAG GTCCACTGAAAAGGGTCTTCATGAAGCAGGCCGATGCCTCAAACTTCTTCAGAAGACGCAGCAGACGTGGTGTGAAGTCCCAGGATGAGCTGGACG CTGAGCAGAGGCAGATTTTGGCTGCAGATGAGCGGAAGAGAGAGTTTCACGAGGAGAAGCGGAACGAGTTTGAGAGCTACGCTGAGGAGGAACATGACG AGCAAaacgagaggagcagagagagcacCGAGCAGTGGAGGGAGTTCCACTATGACGGGATGCATCCTGCCTACGAGTACAACCGTCACTCCACCTAA